A window of Raineyella sp. W15-4 contains these coding sequences:
- a CDS encoding amino acid permease, whose amino-acid sequence MTSPTTTAPAHSPTSTSTPPVHDEPQLTRGLRNRHLQLIAIGGAIGTGLFLGSGRTIHLAGPSILLVYAIIGFFLFFVMRAMGELLLSNLAYKSFADFVTDLIGPWAGFYMGWTYWMCWVVIGIADTTAITGYLGLWFPDLPKWIPAVCVVLLLTGLNMVAVRVFGELEFWFAMIKIVTIVALVLIGGYLAVTAFHPPQAAAPAASFAHLWDRGGFFPTGTMGFLAGFQIAIFSFQGIEMAGTAAAETADPQKNLPKAINAIPARVLVFYVLALAVIMSVQPWDLIDPDTSPFVEMFSFIGILVAFHVINFVVLTSAASSANSGVFSTSRIMYGLAREKNAPQRFAFLSSRHIPRNALVLTAVCISPAIVLVMLSATVMDAFSLVAGVSSVLYISVWGLILVSYLVYLRKFPERHAESTFKVPAGKVMSWVSLVFFALIFVVLGMARESRIALLAAPIWIVCLAVVYRMLRHTRMSAEPIDFDAERVRAAEELRH is encoded by the coding sequence ATGACCTCCCCCACGACCACAGCGCCCGCCCACTCCCCGACCAGTACCAGCACCCCACCTGTCCACGACGAGCCGCAGCTGACCCGCGGCCTGAGGAACCGCCACCTACAACTGATCGCCATCGGCGGTGCCATCGGGACCGGCCTGTTCCTCGGCTCCGGACGTACGATCCACCTCGCCGGACCGTCGATCCTCCTCGTCTATGCCATCATCGGCTTCTTCCTCTTCTTCGTGATGCGGGCGATGGGCGAGCTGCTGCTCTCCAACCTGGCCTACAAGTCGTTCGCCGACTTCGTCACCGACCTGATCGGGCCGTGGGCCGGCTTCTACATGGGCTGGACGTACTGGATGTGCTGGGTGGTGATCGGCATCGCCGACACCACCGCGATCACCGGCTACCTCGGCCTCTGGTTCCCGGACCTGCCCAAGTGGATCCCTGCCGTCTGCGTCGTCCTGCTCCTGACCGGCCTGAACATGGTCGCGGTCAGGGTGTTCGGCGAGCTCGAGTTCTGGTTCGCGATGATCAAGATCGTCACGATCGTCGCGCTGGTGCTGATCGGCGGCTACCTGGCCGTCACGGCGTTCCACCCGCCGCAGGCGGCCGCACCCGCGGCGTCCTTCGCCCACCTGTGGGACCGCGGGGGCTTCTTCCCGACCGGCACCATGGGCTTCCTGGCCGGGTTCCAGATCGCGATCTTCTCGTTCCAGGGCATCGAGATGGCCGGCACCGCCGCCGCCGAGACCGCCGACCCGCAGAAGAACCTGCCCAAGGCGATCAACGCGATCCCCGCCCGCGTGCTGGTCTTCTACGTGCTCGCGCTGGCCGTGATCATGTCGGTGCAGCCCTGGGACCTGATCGACCCGGACACCAGCCCGTTCGTGGAGATGTTCAGCTTCATCGGCATCCTGGTGGCGTTCCACGTGATCAACTTCGTGGTGCTCACCTCTGCGGCGTCCTCGGCCAACTCGGGGGTCTTCTCGACCTCCCGGATCATGTACGGCCTGGCCCGGGAGAAGAACGCGCCGCAGCGCTTCGCCTTCCTCTCGTCGCGGCACATCCCCCGCAACGCACTGGTCCTGACCGCGGTGTGCATCTCCCCGGCCATCGTGCTGGTGATGCTCAGCGCCACCGTCATGGACGCCTTCAGCCTCGTCGCCGGTGTCTCCTCGGTGCTCTACATCTCGGTGTGGGGCCTGATCCTGGTCAGCTATCTGGTCTATCTGAGGAAGTTCCCCGAGCGCCATGCGGAGTCGACCTTCAAGGTGCCGGCCGGCAAGGTGATGTCCTGGGTGTCACTGGTCTTCTTCGCGCTCATCTTCGTGGTGCTGGGGATGGCCAGGGAGTCCCGCATCGCCCTGTTGGCCGCCCCGATCTGGATCGTCTGCCTGGCCGTCGTCTACCGGATGCTGCGCCACACCCGGATGAGCGCCGAACCCATCGACTTCGACGCCGAACGGGTCAGGGCGGCCGAGGAACTGCGCCACTAG
- a CDS encoding Lrp/AsnC family transcriptional regulator: MAKQPNPRPVPSAGKGHRHRQLDAIDHQIIRLLMRNGRMSNAALAAATATAESTSHARIQALVDSGVIRGFHAEVNAAAIGRPLLALISVRIHPGMREELEPQAQRLAKLPCVVHLFFTSGQADLVIWVAVPDSHALRDFVLTDLNAHKEIAGTETSVVLQHWRGEVDTVA, encoded by the coding sequence GTGGCAAAGCAGCCGAATCCCCGCCCCGTCCCATCGGCCGGCAAGGGGCACCGACACAGGCAGCTCGACGCCATCGATCACCAGATCATCCGGCTCCTGATGCGGAACGGCCGGATGAGCAACGCAGCCCTCGCGGCCGCCACGGCGACCGCGGAGTCCACCAGCCACGCACGGATCCAAGCCCTCGTCGACTCGGGGGTGATCAGGGGATTCCACGCGGAGGTGAACGCCGCGGCCATCGGGCGGCCGCTGCTGGCGCTGATCTCGGTCCGGATCCACCCGGGCATGCGCGAGGAGCTCGAGCCGCAGGCCCAGCGCCTGGCGAAGTTGCCCTGTGTCGTGCACCTGTTCTTCACCTCCGGCCAGGCCGATCTGGTCATCTGGGTGGCGGTGCCCGATTCCCACGCCCTGCGCGATTTCGTGCTGACAGACCTCAACGCCCACAAGGAGATCGCCGGCACGGAGACCAGCGTGGTGCTGCAGCACTGGCGCGGGGAGGTCGACACCGTGGCCTGA